A single region of the Pan troglodytes isolate AG18354 chromosome 18, NHGRI_mPanTro3-v2.0_pri, whole genome shotgun sequence genome encodes:
- the MON1B gene encoding vacuolar fusion protein MON1 homolog B isoform X2: MEVGGDTAAPAPGGAEDLEDTQFPSEEAREGGGVHAVPPDPEDEGLEETGSKDKDQPPSPSPPPQSEGLSSTSRLWSPAAPENSPTRSPESSSGGQGGDPSDEEWRSQRKHVFVLSEAGKPIYSRYGSVEALSATMGVMTALVSFVQSAGDAIRAIYAEDHKLVFLQQGPLLLVAMSRTSQSAAQLRGELLAVHAQIVSTLTRASVARIFAHKQNYDLRRLLAGSERTLDRLLDSMEQDPGALLLGAVRCVPLARPLRDALGALLRRCTAPGLALSVLAVGGRLITAAQERNVLAECRLDPADLQLLLDWVGAPAFAAGEAWAPVCLPRFNPDGFFYAYVARLDAMPVCLLLLGTQREAFHAMAACRRLVEDGMHALGAMRALGEAASFSNASSASAPAYSVQAVGAPGLRHFLYKPLDIPDHHRQLPQFTSPELEAPYSREEERQRLSDLYHRLHARLHSTSRPLRLIYHVAEKETLLAWVTSKFELYTCLSPLVTKAGAILVVTKLLRWVKKEEDRLFIRYPPKYSTPPATSTDQAAHNGLFTGL; this comes from the exons ATGGAGGTCGGAGGAGACACTGCTGCCCCGGCCCCCGGGGGCGCGGAGGACTTGGAGGACACGCAGTTCCCCAGTGAGGAAGCTAGAGAAGGTGGAGGGGTTCACGCGGTCCCGCCGGATCCCGAAGACGAGGGCCTGGAGGAAACAG GATCCAAGGACAAGGACCAGCCACCCAGCCCATCACCACCGCCCCAGTCAGAGGGCCTGTCAAGCACCTCTCGGCTCTGGAGTCCTGCAGCCCCTGAGAATAGTCCCACACGTAGCCCTGAGAGTAGCTCTGGAGGCCAGGGCGGGGACCCCAGTGATGAGGAGTGGCGCAGCCAGCGGAAGCATGTGTTTGTGCTGAGTGAGGCTGGCAAGCCCATCTACTCGCGGTATGGTAGTGTGGAGGCGCTGTCGGCTACCATGGGTGTAATGACCGCCCTGGTGTCCTTTGTGCAGAGTGCGGGAGATGCCATCCGTGCCATCTACGCTG AGGACCACAAGCTGGTGTTCCTACAACAGGGCCCACTGTTGCTCGTGGCCATGTCACGGACTTCTCAGTCAGCAGCCCAGCTGCGGGGGGAGCTGCTAGCTGTGCACGCACAGATCGTGAGCACACTTACACGTGCAAGTGTCGCCCGCATCTTCGCACACAAGCAGAACTATGACCTCCGCCGCCTGCTGGCTGGCTCAGAGCGCACACTGGACCGACTTCTGGACAGTATGGAGCAGGACCCAGGAGCCCTGCTCCTGGGTGCCGTGCGCTGTGTGCCCCTTGCCCGCCCGCTGCGAGACGCACTAGGTGCGCTCCTCCGACGTTGCACAGCGCCTGGCCTGGCGCTGTCAGTGCTGGCAGTAGGCGGTCGACTGATAACAGCAGCCCAGGAGCGGAATGTGCTGGCCGAGTGCCGGCTGGACCCAGCTGACCTGCAGTTGCTGCTCGACTGGGTGGGTGCACCAGCCTTTGCGGCGGGTGAGGCTTGGGCACCTGTGTGCCTGCCCCGCTTCAACCCTGATGGTTTTTTCTATGCCTACGTGGCCCGCCTGGATGCTATGCCTGTCTGCCTGCTGCTGCTTGGCACCCAACGTGAAGCCTTCCATGCCATGGCCGCCTGCCGGCGCCTGGTCGAAGATGGGATGCATGCCCTCGGTGCCATGCGTGCCCTTGGGGAGGCTGCCAGCTTCTCTAATGCCTCATCAGCCAGTGCTCCTGCCTACAGCGTGCAGGCTGTCGGGGCGCCGGGCCTCCGGCACTTCCTGTATAAGCCACTGGACATCCCTGACCACCACCGCCAACTGCCCCAGTTTACCAG CCCTGAGCTAGAGGCCCCCTACAGCAGAGAGGAGGAGCGGCAGCGGCTGTCGGACCTGTACCACCGCCTGCATGCTCGTCTCCACAGCACCTCCCGACCCCTGCGCCTCATTTACCACGTGGCTGAGAAGGAGACACTACTGGCCTGG GTGACCTCCAAATTCGAGCTCTATACCTGCCTGAGCCCTCTGGTGACCAAGGCAGGTGCAATCTTGGTAGTGACCAAACTCCTGCGCTGGGTGAAGAAAGAGGAGGACCGGCTCTTCATTCGTTACCCACCCAAGTACTCCACACCACCAGCCACCTCTACGGACCAAGCTGCCCATAATGGCTTGTTCACTGGACTCTGA
- the MON1B gene encoding vacuolar fusion protein MON1 homolog B isoform X1 produces the protein MEVGGDTAAPAPGGAEDLEDTQFPSEEAREGGGVHAVPPDPEDEGLEETGSKDKDQPPSPSPPPQSEGLSSTSRLWSPAAPENSPTRSPESSSGGQGGDPSDEEWRSQRKHVFVLSEAGKPIYSRYGSVEALSATMGVMTALVSFVQSAGDAIRAIYAGEQTEDHKLVFLQQGPLLLVAMSRTSQSAAQLRGELLAVHAQIVSTLTRASVARIFAHKQNYDLRRLLAGSERTLDRLLDSMEQDPGALLLGAVRCVPLARPLRDALGALLRRCTAPGLALSVLAVGGRLITAAQERNVLAECRLDPADLQLLLDWVGAPAFAAGEAWAPVCLPRFNPDGFFYAYVARLDAMPVCLLLLGTQREAFHAMAACRRLVEDGMHALGAMRALGEAASFSNASSASAPAYSVQAVGAPGLRHFLYKPLDIPDHHRQLPQFTSPELEAPYSREEERQRLSDLYHRLHARLHSTSRPLRLIYHVAEKETLLAWVTSKFELYTCLSPLVTKAGAILVVTKLLRWVKKEEDRLFIRYPPKYSTPPATSTDQAAHNGLFTGL, from the exons ATGGAGGTCGGAGGAGACACTGCTGCCCCGGCCCCCGGGGGCGCGGAGGACTTGGAGGACACGCAGTTCCCCAGTGAGGAAGCTAGAGAAGGTGGAGGGGTTCACGCGGTCCCGCCGGATCCCGAAGACGAGGGCCTGGAGGAAACAG GATCCAAGGACAAGGACCAGCCACCCAGCCCATCACCACCGCCCCAGTCAGAGGGCCTGTCAAGCACCTCTCGGCTCTGGAGTCCTGCAGCCCCTGAGAATAGTCCCACACGTAGCCCTGAGAGTAGCTCTGGAGGCCAGGGCGGGGACCCCAGTGATGAGGAGTGGCGCAGCCAGCGGAAGCATGTGTTTGTGCTGAGTGAGGCTGGCAAGCCCATCTACTCGCGGTATGGTAGTGTGGAGGCGCTGTCGGCTACCATGGGTGTAATGACCGCCCTGGTGTCCTTTGTGCAGAGTGCGGGAGATGCCATCCGTGCCATCTACGCTGGTGAGCAAACAG AGGACCACAAGCTGGTGTTCCTACAACAGGGCCCACTGTTGCTCGTGGCCATGTCACGGACTTCTCAGTCAGCAGCCCAGCTGCGGGGGGAGCTGCTAGCTGTGCACGCACAGATCGTGAGCACACTTACACGTGCAAGTGTCGCCCGCATCTTCGCACACAAGCAGAACTATGACCTCCGCCGCCTGCTGGCTGGCTCAGAGCGCACACTGGACCGACTTCTGGACAGTATGGAGCAGGACCCAGGAGCCCTGCTCCTGGGTGCCGTGCGCTGTGTGCCCCTTGCCCGCCCGCTGCGAGACGCACTAGGTGCGCTCCTCCGACGTTGCACAGCGCCTGGCCTGGCGCTGTCAGTGCTGGCAGTAGGCGGTCGACTGATAACAGCAGCCCAGGAGCGGAATGTGCTGGCCGAGTGCCGGCTGGACCCAGCTGACCTGCAGTTGCTGCTCGACTGGGTGGGTGCACCAGCCTTTGCGGCGGGTGAGGCTTGGGCACCTGTGTGCCTGCCCCGCTTCAACCCTGATGGTTTTTTCTATGCCTACGTGGCCCGCCTGGATGCTATGCCTGTCTGCCTGCTGCTGCTTGGCACCCAACGTGAAGCCTTCCATGCCATGGCCGCCTGCCGGCGCCTGGTCGAAGATGGGATGCATGCCCTCGGTGCCATGCGTGCCCTTGGGGAGGCTGCCAGCTTCTCTAATGCCTCATCAGCCAGTGCTCCTGCCTACAGCGTGCAGGCTGTCGGGGCGCCGGGCCTCCGGCACTTCCTGTATAAGCCACTGGACATCCCTGACCACCACCGCCAACTGCCCCAGTTTACCAG CCCTGAGCTAGAGGCCCCCTACAGCAGAGAGGAGGAGCGGCAGCGGCTGTCGGACCTGTACCACCGCCTGCATGCTCGTCTCCACAGCACCTCCCGACCCCTGCGCCTCATTTACCACGTGGCTGAGAAGGAGACACTACTGGCCTGG GTGACCTCCAAATTCGAGCTCTATACCTGCCTGAGCCCTCTGGTGACCAAGGCAGGTGCAATCTTGGTAGTGACCAAACTCCTGCGCTGGGTGAAGAAAGAGGAGGACCGGCTCTTCATTCGTTACCCACCCAAGTACTCCACACCACCAGCCACCTCTACGGACCAAGCTGCCCATAATGGCTTGTTCACTGGACTCTGA